The genomic window CCGTAGCGCTCGCTGCTTTCCCGCCGTCGCGGCTTGTCGCGCAGTTCCTCGCGCCCCCAGGTGAGTGCCACTTGCGGTGGCGCTCGCTACTTTCCCGCCGTCGCGGCCTGTCGCGCAGTTCCTCGCGCCCCTGGGGGGGTGCCCTCTGCGTGGAGGGTGGGCGTTTTTCGGGGGCGCGGGGGAACTGCGCGACCAGCCCCCACCTGGGCCGCAGGCGAGATGCCACCGCACGTGGCAATCACGTCAGGGGCGCGCGGAACCGCGCGCGGGGGTGCGGGTCTGGACCAGCTCGGGTCAAGATCCTGGCTGGACGTCCCCGGTGGTCATCGCCGGCACCTCGCGGGAGGCGAGGTCGCCCGGGGGGATGCCCGGGTGGTGCTGGGCGGCGGACAGGGGGGTGGCCGAGGCGGTGGCGCCGAGGGCCAGCCGGGAGACGATGCGGTAGCGGTCACCGCGGTAGACGGAGTGGACGTACTCCACCGGGCGGCCCGCCGTGTCCTTCGTGAGGCGTTCGAAGAGCAGCGCGGGCGACAGCACGGGCACCCCGATCAGCCGGGCCTCCTCCTCGTTGGTGACGGTCGGCTCGATGGACTGCACGGCCTCGTGCACCCGCACCCCGTGCCGCTCCCGCAGGAAGTCGTAGAAGTCGCCGGACTCCATGTCGTCCGGGCGCAGGCCGGGGACGAGCGCGGCGGGCACGTGGAGGTACTCGATGGCCATCGGCTCGTTGTCGACGAGCCGCAGCCGCGCGATGTAGGTGATCTCCGCGGCCGGCGAGATGTGCAGCCGCCGTCCGACGCGGGCGCCGGCCTGGACCGTGGTGAACTCCAGCACCCTGCTGGCCCAGCTGCCGGACGCCTGCGGCAGGCGGTACGCGTCGCGGGCCGGGGCGAGTTCCTGGGTGATCTTGGCGCGGCCGACGAACATGCCGCGCCCGTGCTCGCGCACCAGCAGCCCTGAGGTGACCAGTTCGTCGACGGCGGAGCGCAGCGTCGGGCGGGAGACGCCGAGTTGCTCGCACAGGGTGCGTTCGGAGGGGATCGTCCGCCCGCGCTTCCCGAGGTGACATCACCGTGAGATCCAGACTCCTCCCCGCCGCCGCCGCGCTCGCCCTGGCGGCCGTCACCGGCCTCACCGCCTGCGGCTCCTCCGACTCGTCCGACGCTTCGGGCTCCGCGGGCGGCGGCATTCCGGCGCCGGCCGGGCTGACCGTGTGGATCATGCAGGACAGCGTGTCCGACGGGGTGCTGAGCCGGTTCAAGACCGGCTTCGAGACCGCGCACAAGGGCACCACCCTGGACATCCAGATCCAGCAGTGGGACGGCATAGGCCAGAAGATCACCAGCGCGCTGGCCAGCAAGGACGCGCCCGACGTGATGGAGGTCGGCAACACCCAGGTCGCGCAGTACGCGGCCAGCGGCGGCGTGCGGGACCTCACCGACAAGGTCGCCGACCTGCACGGCTCGGACTGGATCCCCGGGCTCGCCGACCCCGGGAAGATCGACGGCAAGCAGTACGGCGTCCCGTGGTACGCCGCCAACCGCGTCGTGGTCTACAACAAGGACCTGTTCAAGCAGGCCGGCATCACCGCCCCGCCGAAGACGCGCGACGAGTGGATCCAGGACACCACCAAGCTCGACACCGGTGGCAACGACGGGATCTACCTGCCAGGCCAGATCTGGTACGCACTGGCCGGCTTCGTGTGGGACGAGGGCGGCGACCTCGCCGTCAAGGACGGCGACAGCTGGAAGGGCACGCTGGACACCCCGCAGGCCAAGGCGGGCATGGCCTTCTACCAGCAACTGCAGGCGCTCGGTCAGGACCCCAAGGACTCCGACGAGGCCAAGCCGCTGCAGGCGGACGTCTTCGCCAAGGGCAAGACCGCGCAGATCATCTCGACGCCGGGCGCCGCCTCGCTCATCACCAAGGCCAACCCCGCGCTGCAGGACAAGATCGGCTTCTTCCCGGTCCCGGGCAAGACCGCCGACAAGCCCGGCGCGGTCTTCACCGGCGGCTCCGACCTGGTGATCCCGGAGGCCTCGCGACACCAGGCGCTGGCCTACGAGGTGGTCAAGGCTCTGGCCGGCACCGCCTTCCAGACCGACATGGCCAAGGAGATGAGCTACGTGCCCAACCGCACCTCACTGGCCTCCGTGGTGGCCGGCAACCCGGGGGCGTCGGTGATGGCGGCCGGCGCGGTGAACGGCCACGCCACCCCCAACTCCCCGAACTGGGCGGCGGTCGAGGCGAACAACCCGATCAAGCAGTACATGACGCAGGTGCTCACCGGGGCCGACCCGGATGCGGCCGGCAAGACCGCCTCCGAGGCGATCACCAAGGCGCTCAACACCGCTTCCTGACCGGCGCCCGGCCCCGTCACCGACCACCACCCCACCCCCCGGAGGGAAACCGTGCTCACCGCCCGTTCCGCCGCTCCGCGGCCGGCCGTCGTGGAGCCGCGCCGGCCCTGGCGCGGCCGCGACGGCGCCGCCTCGGCGCGGTCTGGCCGTGCTTGCTGGTCGCCCCCACCGTGCTCGGTGCGGCGTTCCTGCTGGTCTATCCACTGGTCAGAAACACCGTGATGTCCTTCCAGCACTTCGGGCTCGGTGAGCTGATCCGGGGCGGGGCGACCTGGGTGGGCTTCGCCAACTACCGCACGGCTGGGCGACCCGGAGTTCTGGACGGTGGTGCGGCGCACTATGTGGTGGACCGGGCTCAACGTGGCGCTGATCATGGTGCTCGGCACCCTGGTCGCGCTGATGGTCAACAGGCTGGGCCGGCGTATGCGGTTGGCGGTGATGAGCGGGCTGGTGCTGTCCTGGGCGACCCCGGTCATCGCCGCCACCACCATCTTCCAGTGGCTGTTCCAGTCCCGTTTCGGGGTGGTCAACTGGCTACTGGTCAAGCTGGGCTTCGACTCCTACCGCGACTACTCCTGGTTCGCGCACGGCGGTTCCACCTTCGCCATCCTGGTGGTGCTCGTGGTATGGCAGTCGGTGCCGTTCGCCGCGCTGACGCTCTACGGCGGCCTCACCACGATCCCGGTGGAGCTCTACGAGTCGGCCAGGATCGACGGCGCGAGCGCCTGGCAGTCCTTCCGGCTGGTCACCTTCCCGATGCTGCGACCACTCTTCGCACTGATCACCTCGCTCGAAGTCATCTGGTGCTTCAAGGCGTTCACCCAGATCTGGGTGATCGGCCAGGGCGGTCCTAACGGCGCCACGACCACGCTGCCGGTCTACGCCTTCCAGATCGCCCAGTCGCTGCACAAACACCGGTGACCTGCAACTGCGCTTCTACCGCTCCGACTGGCAGACCCTCAGGCAGTCCGACGACTACTCCTTCAACGGCGCCCAGACCGCCTACGCGAACTGGCCGAAGCTCACCGTCCAGGACGTCGGCGCGGTCGTCTACGGCACCGCGCCCGCCGGCAACGACCCGACGCCCCCCACCACCCCGCCGACCTCGCCGGGCGGCGGCGGCCAGAACGGTCCCGCGCTCTTCGACGACTTCTCCTACACCACCAGCTCCGACGCCGCCGTCCAGCAGCACGGCTGGACGGTCAAGTCCGGCCAGGGCGGCCCCGGCGTGGCCGGCGCCACCTGGTCGCCGCAGGACGTGACCTTCGTCGCCGACGGCTCCAACAAGGTGATGAACCTGCGGCTCACCACCGACGGCACCGCGTCCGGCACCCGGGAGACCGAGATCCAGACCACCGCGCGCAAGTTCACCAACGGCACCTACGCCGCCCGGGTGCGCTTCGACGACACCCCCACCGGCGGCCCCGACGGCGACCACGTGAACCAGACGTTCTTCACCTTCACCCCGCTCAACGCGCCGATGGACCCCGACTACAGCGAGCAGGACTTCGAGTACCTGCCCAACGGCGGCTGGGGCGAGACGCAGAACATCATGTACGAGACGTCGTGGGAGACCTACAACCCCGACCCGTGGAACGCGGTGAACACCCACGGCCAGCAGTACGCCAGCCTGGACGGCTGGCACAACCTGCAACTCACGGTGGACAACACCAGCATCACGTACTCCATCGACGGCCAGGTCGTGGCCACCCACGGTGAGCCGTACCTGCCCGAGACGCCGCAGTGGATCGACTTCAACCACTGGCTGATCGACCTGGCGGGGCAGACCGGCAGCACCCCGCGGTCCTACGACGAGCAGGTGGACTACGTCGTCTTCGTCAAGCAGGTGCTCAGCCCGGCGCAGGTCAGCGCGCGGGTCGCGGGCTACCGTGCGGCGGGCGCCGCCTTCACCGACACGGTGCCCAACCCGTAGTCCCGCGCTTTCCTGGTCCGGTGTCGCGCCCGGCGGGTTTCCGTTATCCGCCGGGCGTGGCACCGTCTCCTGTCCGGGGGGAAAGTGACGGACGGAGAGTGGAGCAGCATGCGCGCAGCCGACCGAGTCGGACCCGACCCCGCCCTGGTGGCCGCCGCACGTGCGGGCGATCAGCGGGCGCTCGACCAGCTGGTCGCGCAGTGCCTGCCGCTGGTCTACAACATCGTGGGCCGGGCGCTGGACGGCCACGACGACGTGGACGACGTGGTGCAGGAGACACTGCTGCGGGTGGTGCGGGGCCTGGCCGACCTGCGGGACCCGGCGGCCTTCAGGTCCTGGCTGGTGGCCATCGCGGTACGCCAGGTGCGGGACCGCGAGCAGGCGCGCAAGGCGTCCTGGCACCTCCAGACCGCGCTGGACGCGGCCGAGCTGATACCCGACCCTGCCTCCGACTTCGCCGCGGTGACGATCCTGCGGCTCGGCCTGACCGACCAGCGTCGCGACATCGCCGAGGCCACCCGCTGGCTGGACGGCGACGACCGTACGCTGCTCGCGCTGTGGTGGCTGGAGGAGACCGGTGACCTCGGCCGCTCGGAACTGGCCGAGGCCCTGGGCCTGACCCGGCAGCACGCGGCGGTCAAGGTCCAGCGGATGAAGGAGCAGCTGGAGACCTCCCGGGCGGTGGTACGGGCGCTCGGCGGCGGCGCGGAATGCGACGGGCTGCGCCATCTGACCAGCGGCTGGGACGGCGTGCCGAGCCCGTTGTGGCGCAAGCGCTTCGCCCGGCACATCCGCAACTGCGCCGACTGCACCCGGCGCGGCAGCGCCCTGCTGCCGATGGACCGGCTGCTCAGCGGGCTGCCGCTGCTGCCGGTGCCGGTCGGTTTCGGCGGCCCGTTCGCCGCGCAGGCCCCGGCCGCCGCGCCCTTCTGGCACCCCGCCCCGCCGGCGCACGGCGTACCCCAGGACCCGCGCACCGCTCCGCGCCCCCACCCCCCACGGCGGAGCGGTGCGCGGCACGGAGCGCGGGCAAGGCCGAGGCTGCTGCACGGCCCCGCGGGGGTGACCGGCGCGGCGGTCGGCACCGTCGCCGCGGTCGCGGCCGGCGCGCTGCTCGCGGTCCATCTGACCGCCGGCGGCCAGGACAGCGAGCCGGCCGCGCACGCGGCGGCCTCGCCGGCCGCCGTCACCACCACCGCCGGGGCCACCACGACTCCGCCGGCCACCACCGCATCGCCGAGCCCGTCCACGACCTCCCGCAAGCCGACGGCGCCGGCGAGCAGCAGGCCGCCCGCCACCCGCGCCCCGGTCAAGGCACCGCCGCCCGCCCCGCCGGCCTCCTCGGCCCGCAAGGGCGTCGGGGTGTGGTCCTTCAACGGGGTGAACTCGGCGCTCGGCAAGTCCGGCGCCGCCTGGTACTACACCTGGTCGACCACCCACAGCGGGGTCAGCGGCCCCGGCTTCGTACCGATGATCTGGGGCAGCGCGAGCGCGGACGCCAACGGGCTGGCGCAGGCGAAGAAGGCGGGGCCGTATCTGCTGGGCTTCAACGAGCCCGACATGTCGGCGCAGTCGAACATGACGGTGGACCAGGCGCTGTCGCTGTGGCCGAAGCTGGAGTCGACGGGCAAGGTGCTCGGCAGCCCGGCGGTCGCCTACGGCGGTGACACCGCGGGGGGCTGGCTCGACCGCTTCATGTCGGGCGCGAAGTCCAAGGGCTACCGGGTCGATTTCATCGCCCTGCACTGGTACGGCGGCGACTTCACCACGCCGAACGCGGTCGCACAGCTCAAGTCGTATCTGCGGGCGGTCTACAACCGCTACCACAAGCCGATCTGGCTGACGGAGTTCGCGCTGATCGACTTCTCCAACGGCGCCCGCTTCCCCACCGACCAGCAGCAGGCCGCCTTCGTCACGGCGGCCGCCAAGATGCTGGACGGGCTGCCGTATCTGCAGCGTTACGCCTGGTTCGGCCTCGGCGCCGACGACAGCAAGCCGAGCAGCGGCCTGTTCCGCAGCGGCGCGGTGGAGACGCCCGCGGGGCGGGCCTTCGAGTCGGCGCGCTGACCGGGCCGGCGGGGGCCCGCAGCCGCGCGGCGGCCCGGATCAGGCGGCCGTGAACGTCACGTCGTGCGCGGCGCCGGGGTCGCCGGCGGCGAGCAGCCGCAGGCCCTCCGCGCTGAGCGCCGCCCGGTCTGCGGCGCTCAGCGGGGTGAAGTGCGTGACGGAGACGGCCGCCCTGCCTTTGGCCCGGTCGAAGCGCCAGGTGCCCGCGACGAATCCGTCGACCAGGATGGAGCCGCGCACGATGCCGTTGACCGTCATCACCCGGGAGCGGTACTCCTCGGGCATGATCCGGGTGCGGTCGGCGTGCGACAGCAGGAGGTTGTCGAAGTCGGTGACGAAGCGGGCCGGCACGGGCACGGACGGGTCGGCCAGTGCCGCGTTGGGCAGGTCGTGCAGCAGCCGGCCGTCCTCGGCCCGGTATCTGCGCAGGTCCATGTCGGCGAAGACCGGCCTGAGGCCGGTCAGGCCGCTCCACTTCTGCATGTCGGCGGGGCTCGCCGGGCCGAACGCGGCCAGGTAGCGGCGGACCAGGTCCGCGGGGTCGGGCGCGATGAGCGGTTTGCCGAGCCATTCCTCCAGCAGGCCGTAGACGGGCTGCCCGCGGGCCCCCCACACCCCGCGCGGCGGCAGCTGCACCAGCGGCATCCAGGACCGCAGCGCGTTGACCAGCGAGGCGGGGTCGGCGTCCGGGAAGCGGGCGGCGAGCTCGGTACGCAACTCGCCGGGCGTACGCGGCCGTTCGCGCAACAGCGCGCGCCCGTAGGCGATCAGGGCCGCCCGGTCGACGCATGCGACGCCCTTGGCGAACTGCGAGCCGCGGAAGGACCGTTCCAGCATCGGCCCGATCCAGTGCCGCAGCCGGATCGCGTCCGCGGCCGTCACCAGGTGCACGGTGCTGCGCATCAGCACCAGCCGGACCGCCCGCCGCGTGCTCAGCAGCTCGCCCAGCTCGGCGAAGTCGAAGCCGGCCAGCCGCGTCCACAGCCCCGGGTAGGGCGAGGTCGGGGTCTGCGACTGCAGCCCGAGCAGGTGCCTGATGGTGCCCTCGGCTCCCATCGTGACTCGCTCCAACAGGAGTTGGCGGTCGAGCAGAGTGCGGTTGAGGGTGCGCAGATCCAGCGGCTGGGTGACCATGGTCCCACGGTATTGCTCCTTGCGGACAGTTTCGGTCCGCAACGGCGGGCGCTGAGGCGGGCCGCGCCAGACCCGGTCTAAGCCGCCGGGTGGTTGCGGTGGCGCGCGGGCTCGCGGTCGTGGTGGATCGGGGTGTGCGCGCCGGTCAGCGGGGCGCCGGTGCCGCCGTGGCGGTGGGCGACGATCTCCGCCGCGATGGACAGCGCCGTCTCCTCGGGTGTGCGGGCGCCCAGGTCGAGGCCGATCGGCGAGTGCAGCCTGGCGAGGTCGAGGTCGCGCAGCCCGGCCTCGCGCAGCCGGTCGAGCCGGTCCAGATGGGTGCGCCGGGAGCCCATGGCGCCGACGTAGGCCAGTGGCATCCGCAGCGCGATCTCCAGCAGCGGGATGTCGAACTTGGCGTCGTGGGTGAGGACGCAGACCACCGTACGGGCGTCCAGCCGCCCGGCGTCCGCCTCGGCGGCGAGGTAGCGGTGCGGCCAGTCCACCACGACCGCGTCCGCGTCCGGGAAGCGGCGCGGGGTGGCGAAGACCGGGCGGGCGTCGCAGAGGGTCACCCGGTAGCCGAGGAAGGCGCCGGCGCGTACCAGCGCGGCGGCGAAGTCGATGGCGCCGAAGACCAGCATCCGCGGCGGCGGGACGCTCGTCTCGACCAGCAGGGTCAGCGGCTCGCCGCAGCGGCTGCCGTCGGCGCCGATCCCGACCGTGCCCGTACGGCCGGCGGCGAGCAGCGAGCGGGCCTCGGCGGCCGCGGTGGCGTCCCGCACCTCGTCGCCGAGAGTACCCAGGACGGCCCCCTCGGGGCGTACCAGCAGGGCCCGGCCGAGGAGTTCGGCCGGGCCCCCGGTGATCCTGGCGACCGCCGCCGCCTCCCCCGACGCGGCGGCGGCCAGGGCGGCGGCGATCTCCGGCGCGGCGGCCGGGTCGATCCGCTGGACGAGGACGTCGATGTCGCCGCCGCAGCTCAGGCCGACCGCGAAGGCGTCCTCGTCGGAGTAGCCGAAGTGCCGCAGCACCGGCCGCGCCTGGTCACCGGCGGCCAGCACCTCCTGGCACAGGTCGTAGACCGCGCTCTCCACGCAGCCCCCGGACACGCTGCCGACGGCGGCGCCCTCGGCGTCGACGGCCAGCGCCGCGCCGGGCCGGCGCGGGGCGCTGCCACTGGTCGCGACCACGGTCGCCACCGCGAACGGCCGGCCCTGGGCGCACCAGCGGTGCAGGTCGTCGGCGATGTCCAGCATGGCGCTCAGCCCCTCTCTTCGCGGTGCGGCGGTCGGCCCCGGGCGGCCCGGGGCGGGTACGGGCGGTACGGGCGGGTACGGGCCGGACGAACCGTCGCCCGATGCGGAGGGGCCTACGTCCCGGTCAGGTGCTCGGGCCTGACCGGTGTCCTGTTCAGCTCCAGGCCGGTCGCCTGCCGGATGGCCGCGAGGACTGCCGGCGTGGACGACAGGGTCGGCGCCTCGCCGACGCCGCGCAGCCCGTAGGGGGCGTGTACGTCGGCGAGTTCGAGCACGTCGACGGGCACGGTCGGCATGTCGAGGATCGTGGGGATCAGGTAGTCGGTGAAGGACGGGTTGCGGACCAGCGCGGTCTTCGGGTCGACGACGATCTCCTCCATCACCGCCACTCCGAGGCCCTGCGCGGTGCCGCCCTGGATCTGGCCGACGACCGACAGCGGGTTGAGGGCCTTGCCGACGTCCTGTGCGCAGGCCAGTTCGACCACCTTGACCAGGCCCAGCTCCGTGTCGACCTCGACGACCGCGCGGTGGGCGGCGAAGCTGTACTGCACGTGGCCGTTGCCCTGGCCGGTGCGCAGGTCGAAGGCCTGGGTGGGCCGGTGCCTGAACTCCAATTCCAGGTCGACCACCTCGTCCTCCAGGACGTCGGCGATGTCGGCGAGCGCCTCGCCGCCGTCGGTGACCACCCGGCCGCCCTCCAGCAGCAGTTCCGCGGTGGCCCAGGCGGGGTGGTAGGTGCCGAACTTCCTGCGGCCCAGCTCGAAGACCTTCTCCCGGACTGCCTCGCAGGTGTTCTTGACCGCGCCCCCCGTCATGTACGTCTGCCGGGAGGCGGAGGTGGAACCGGCGGACCCGACCCGGGTGTCGGCGGGCTGGATGGTGACCTGGGTGACACCCAGCTCGCTGCGGGCGATCTGCGCGTGCACGGTGACACCGCCCTGGCCCACCTCGGCCATCGCGGTGTGCACGGTCGCGACCGGCTCGCCGTTGATGACCTGCATCCGCACCCGGGCGGTGGAGTAGTCGTCGAAGCCCTCGGAGAAGCCGACGTTCTTGATGCCGACCGCGTAACCGACGCCCCGCACCACTCCTTCGCCGTGAGTGGTGTTGGACAGGCCGCCGGGCAGGGCGCGGACGTCGGCGCCCTCGGTGGTCTCCCACTGGCGTTCCGGCGGCAGCGGGCGGGACTTGACCCGGCGCAGCAGCTCCGCGACCGGGGCGGGCGAGTCCACCGGCTGGCCGGTGGGCATGACCGTGCCCTGCTCCATGGCGTTGATCTGCCGGAACTCCACGGGGTCCATGCCCAGTTCGGCGGCGACCTTGTCCATCTGCGCCTCGTAGGCGAAGCACGCCTGGACCGCGCCGAAGCCGCGCATCGCACCGCAGGGCGGGTTGTTGGTGTAGAGGGCCAGCGCCTCGATGTCGACGTCGTCCACCACGTAGGGGCCGATCGACAGCGAGGCGGCGTTGCCGACCACGGCGGGCGAGGCGGAGGCGTAGGCGCCGCCGTCCAGCACGATGCGGCACCGCACATGGGTCAGCCTGCCGTCGCGGGTGGCCCCGTGCTCGTACCAGAGCCTGGCCGGGTGGCGGTGGACGTGGCCGAAGAAGGACTCGAAGCGGTTGTAGACGATCTTGACCGGTTTGCCGGTGCGCAGCGCCAGCAGGCAGCCGTGGATCTGCATCGACAGGTCCTCCCGGCCGCCGAAGGCGCCGCCGACGCCGGACAGCGTCATCCGGACCTTCCGCTCCGGCAGCCCGAGCACCGGGGCGATCTGCCGCAGGTCGGAGTGCAGCCACTGGGTGGCCACGTAGAGGTCGACGCCGCCGTCCTCGGCCGGCACCGCGAGCCCCGACTCGGGGCCGAGGAATGCCTGGTCCTGCATGCCGAAGACGTACTCGCCGCTGACCACGACATCCGCGCGCCGGGCCGCCCCGGCCGCGTCGCCGCGGACGATCGGCTGCCGGTGCACGACGTTGGGGTGGGGGACGTGGCCGATGTGGTGGTCGTCGCGGCCGTCGTGCACCAGGACCGCGTCCGGCGCGGTCGCCGACGCCTCGTCGGTGATGACGGGCAGCGGCTCGTACTCGACGCGGATCTTGGCGGCGGCCCTGCGGGCGGTCTCCGGGTGGTCGGCGGCGACCAGTGCGACCGGCTCGCCGTGGTGGCGGACCTTGCCGTGCGCGAGCACCGGGGTGTCCCGGATCTCCAGGCCGTAGTGCTTGACCTCGGTCGGCAGGTCGTCGTAGGTCAGCACCGCGTGGACGCCGGGGGTGGCCAGCGCCTGGCTGGTGTCGACGGAGACGATTTCGGCGTGCGCGACCGTGCTGCGCAGCGTGTAGCCCCACAGCATGTCCTCGTGCCACAGGTCGGAGGAGTAGGCGAACTCGCCGGTGACCTTGAGGATGCCGTCCGGCCGCAGCGTGGACTCGCCGATGCCGCCCTGGGTGGGGGCGGACTGGGTGAGGCTGGTGGGGGTCCTGGTGATGCCCATCTCACGCCCCCTGTCCGGTGCGCGCGGCGGCCAGCCGGACCGCGTCGAGGATCTTCTCGTAGCCGGTGCAGCGGCACAGGTTGCCGGACAGCGCCTCGCGGATGTCGCCGTCGCTGGGCGACGGGTTGTTCTCCAGCAACTCGTCGGCCGCGACCAGCAGTCCGGGAGTGCAGAAGCCGCACTGGACGGCGCCGGCGTCCACGAACGCCTGCTGGACCGGCGACAGTTCGCCGTCCTCGCCGGCCAGTCCCTCGACGGTGTCGACCCGCCGGTCCTGCGCCTGCCCGGCGGCGACCAGGCACGAGCACACCGGCACCCCGTCCAGGCGTACCGTGCACGACCCGCATTCGCCTTGCTCGCAGGCGTTCTTGGAGCCAGGCAGCCCCATCCGCTCCCGCAGCACGTACAGCAGGCTCTCGCCCTCCCATACGTCATCGGCCTGCTGCTGCCGCCCGTTGACGGTGAAGGTCACGCGCATGACCGGTGTCCCCTCTCGCTGCGGTACTGCTCCCACGTCCACCCCAGCGTCCTGCGGGCCAGCACGCCCAGGGCGTGCCGCCGGTAGGACGCGGTGCCGCGCACGTCGTCGATCGGGTTGGCGGCCCCGGACACCAGGTCGGCGAACTGCTTGGCCACCGACGGGGGTACGGGCTTGCCGCTGTCCCACAGGCCGCCCTCGTCCAGGGCCGCGGTGAGGAACTCCTCCGCGGTGGCGGCCCGGATCGGGGTGGGCGCGGCCGAGCCGATACCGGTGCGGACCGTGCGGGTGTCGGGGTGCAGCGCGAGACCGAACGCGCACACCGCGATCACCATCGCGTTGCGCGTACCGACCTTGGAGAACTGCTGCGGCCCCGTCGCCTTCTTCAGGTGCACGGCCCTGATCAGCTCGTCGGGCGCCAGCGCGTTGCGCTTGACGCCGGTGTAGAAGTCCTCGATCGGGATCAGCCGGCTGCCGCGCACCGACTCGGCCTCCACCGCGCCGCCGCCGGCCAGCAGCGCCGGGTGGGCGTCGCCGGCCGGCGAGGCGGTGCCGAGGTTGCCGCCGACGCCACCGCGGTTGCGGATCTGCGGGGAGGCCACCGTGCGGCTGGCCAGCGCCAGCCCCGGCAGTTCCGCGCCCAGCCCGGCCATGATCCGCGAGTAGGGGACCGAGGCGCCCAGTCGTACGGTGTCCGCGCCGGTCTCCCACTCCTCCAGCTCGCCGACGCGGTTGAGGTCCAGGAGGTGTCCGGGCCTGCGGTGGTCGAAGTTGATCTCGACCATCACGTCGGTGCCCCCCGCGATGGGCACGGCCGAGGGGTGCTCCGCCTTCGCGGCGAGCGCCTCCTGCCAGCTGGCGGGTCGCAGGAATTCCATGGGGTCTCTTCTCGGGATCTCGATGGCGCGGGAGTACGACCGGGGCCACTCATCTCCTGTACACACTGCGTGGCCTCAGTACACGGCCAGTGGGCCGTCCGGGTGCAGTCACCGAAAACATGAAGCACTCGGCTGGCCAACCGCCAGGTCTTGTAGATTCCTCTGAAAGAGACCGCGGGGACACCTCACGGTCTCCCACTGGCCACGAAGGACGCCGGGCAGGCGCCCGACCGGCGATGGCACGACAGGACAAGGCGACCACGATGCGGCTGCGCACGCTCCTCGACACCGAAGCTCTCGGCCTGCGGCTGCTCGGCGGCGAAGCGGAACTCGACCGCACGGTCCGCGGCGTGATGACCACCGACCTGCGCGACCCCAGCCGCTACCTGTCCGGCGGTGAACTGGTGCTGACCGGCCTGGCCTGGCGGCGCACCGCCGCCGACAGCGACGACTTCGTCCGCCTGCTGGCCGCCGCCGGGGTCGCCGCGCTCGCGGCCGGCGACGCGGAGCTCAGCGCGATCCCCGACGACCTGGTCGACGCCTGCGCACGGCATCGGCTGCCGCTGTTCGCGGTGGACGCGCGGGTGGCCTTCGCGGCCATCACCGAATACGTCGTCAGGCAGGTCTCCGGTGAGCGGGCCGGCGACCTTGCTGCGGTCGTCGAACGGCACCGCCGGCTGATGTCGTCGGGTCCGGCGGGCGGCGGCCCCGACGCCGTGCTCGACCTGCTCGGCAGCGACCTGGACCTGCGGGCCTGGGTGCTGTCGTCCACCGGCCGGGAGATCGGCGGCGCTGGCCACCCGCTGCCCGTGCCGGTCCGCGCCGAACTGGCCGGGGCGCAGCAGGCCGCGGCCCGCACCGCCCGCCGCGGCCCGTACCGGGTCGCGGTGCAGGGGCGTACGTACTCGCTCTTCCCGGTACGCGCGGGCGCCGCCGCCGATGACGTGCGCTCCCGGGTGCTGTCCGACTGGTTCCTGGCCGTCGAGGCCGACGCCGGGGAATGGCCGGCGGAACGGCTCGACCTGCTGCAGGGCGTCACCCAGCTCATCGCCGTCGAGCGGGACCGGCGGGACGCCGCCCGCGCGGTCAGGCGGCGGCTGGCCGGCGAGGTCTTCGACCTGGTCAGGGAGGGCGCGGCGGCCGCCGAGATCGGGGCCAGGCTGCGGGCCGCGGCGCCGGTGCTCGTACCGGGCGCCGGCGGCGAGCCGCACTGGCAGGTCGTGATCGCCAAGGTCGACTGGGC from Streptomyces sp. NBC_01198 includes these protein-coding regions:
- the pucD gene encoding xanthine dehydrogenase subunit D, with protein sequence MGITRTPTSLTQSAPTQGGIGESTLRPDGILKVTGEFAYSSDLWHEDMLWGYTLRSTVAHAEIVSVDTSQALATPGVHAVLTYDDLPTEVKHYGLEIRDTPVLAHGKVRHHGEPVALVAADHPETARRAAAKIRVEYEPLPVITDEASATAPDAVLVHDGRDDHHIGHVPHPNVVHRQPIVRGDAAGAARRADVVVSGEYVFGMQDQAFLGPESGLAVPAEDGGVDLYVATQWLHSDLRQIAPVLGLPERKVRMTLSGVGGAFGGREDLSMQIHGCLLALRTGKPVKIVYNRFESFFGHVHRHPARLWYEHGATRDGRLTHVRCRIVLDGGAYASASPAVVGNAASLSIGPYVVDDVDIEALALYTNNPPCGAMRGFGAVQACFAYEAQMDKVAAELGMDPVEFRQINAMEQGTVMPTGQPVDSPAPVAELLRRVKSRPLPPERQWETTEGADVRALPGGLSNTTHGEGVVRGVGYAVGIKNVGFSEGFDDYSTARVRMQVINGEPVATVHTAMAEVGQGGVTVHAQIARSELGVTQVTIQPADTRVGSAGSTSASRQTYMTGGAVKNTCEAVREKVFELGRRKFGTYHPAWATAELLLEGGRVVTDGGEALADIADVLEDEVVDLELEFRHRPTQAFDLRTGQGNGHVQYSFAAHRAVVEVDTELGLVKVVELACAQDVGKALNPLSVVGQIQGGTAQGLGVAVMEEIVVDPKTALVRNPSFTDYLIPTILDMPTVPVDVLELADVHAPYGLRGVGEAPTLSSTPAVLAAIRQATGLELNRTPVRPEHLTGT
- a CDS encoding (2Fe-2S)-binding protein, which codes for MRVTFTVNGRQQQADDVWEGESLLYVLRERMGLPGSKNACEQGECGSCTVRLDGVPVCSCLVAAGQAQDRRVDTVEGLAGEDGELSPVQQAFVDAGAVQCGFCTPGLLVAADELLENNPSPSDGDIREALSGNLCRCTGYEKILDAVRLAAARTGQGA
- a CDS encoding FAD binding domain-containing protein — encoded protein: MEFLRPASWQEALAAKAEHPSAVPIAGGTDVMVEINFDHRRPGHLLDLNRVGELEEWETGADTVRLGASVPYSRIMAGLGAELPGLALASRTVASPQIRNRGGVGGNLGTASPAGDAHPALLAGGGAVEAESVRGSRLIPIEDFYTGVKRNALAPDELIRAVHLKKATGPQQFSKVGTRNAMVIAVCAFGLALHPDTRTVRTGIGSAAPTPIRAATAEEFLTAALDEGGLWDSGKPVPPSVAKQFADLVSGAANPIDDVRGTASYRRHALGVLARRTLGWTWEQYRSERGHRSCA
- a CDS encoding PucR family transcriptional regulator, whose product is MRLRTLLDTEALGLRLLGGEAELDRTVRGVMTTDLRDPSRYLSGGELVLTGLAWRRTAADSDDFVRLLAAAGVAALAAGDAELSAIPDDLVDACARHRLPLFAVDARVAFAAITEYVVRQVSGERAGDLAAVVERHRRLMSSGPAGGGPDAVLDLLGSDLDLRAWVLSSTGREIGGAGHPLPVPVRAELAGAQQAAARTARRGPYRVAVQGRTYSLFPVRAGAAADDVRSRVLSDWFLAVEADAGEWPAERLDLLQGVTQLIAVERDRRDAARAVRRRLAGEVFDLVREGAAAAEIGARLRAAAPVLVPGAGGEPHWQVVIAKVDWAGAELPADPAARALLEEVLADQPDQGFDGADRIAVAQAEGEAVALVPLTGGGPGGGMTGAAPEPLHAEALLGLLRGPLAGGLGEDGRLTVGVSAAVHSPEGLRGALEEARHARRVAAARPGRVCVAGHEELASHVLLLPFVPDDVRRAFTARLLDPLRAYDRRHRSELIPTLEAFLDCDGSWTRCASRLHLHVNTLRYRITRIEQLTGRDLARLEDKLDFFLALRMS